One region of Phragmites australis chromosome 18, lpPhrAust1.1, whole genome shotgun sequence genomic DNA includes:
- the LOC133899451 gene encoding uncharacterized protein LOC133899451 produces MHTEKNVAEALWATIMDIPDKSKDNVKARVDLATICDRPNQHMKPPSRGKTWRRPKADFVLSKPQRREVLEWIQTLMFPDGYAANLRRGVNLSTMRVLGMKSHDYHIWIERLLPAMVRGYVPEHVWLVLAELSYFFRQLCAKELSRTVIADLERMAPVLLCKLEKIFPPGFFNPMQHLILHLPYEARMGGPVQGRWCYPIERCLKVLRKKCRNKCKIEASIAEAYILEEVANFTTTYYGDNLPSVHNPPPRYSAGENESNLSLFRGQLGSASASTPKTLNHEEWRHIMLYVLTNLDEVAPYMQEFLHEFWRKSRDPTPQQVDTLLRQGAGNGMPDFISWFKRKTTCEKTESRVAGVGAYAALS; encoded by the exons atgcacactgaaaagaatgttgccgaggcactttgggcaacaatcatggacattcctgacaagtcaaaggacaacgttaaggctagagtggatctggcaacgatatgcgatagaccaaaccaacatatgaagcctcctagtcgcggcaagacatggagaaggcctaaggccgattttgtcttgagcaagcctcaaaggagggaagtactagaatggatccagacgttaatgttccctgatgggtatgcagctaatctgaggaggggagtgaacttatctactatgcgagtcttagggatgaagagtcatgactaccACATATGGATTGAGCGGCTTCTTCCGGCGATGGTTCGGGGCTATGTCCCTGAGCATGTCTGGCTAGTGCTAGCAGAGTTGAGCTATTTCTTTCGCCAGCTTTGTGCCAAGGAGTTATCTCGGACCGTGATTGCTGACTTGGAAAGAATGGCACCTGTGTTGCTCtgtaagttggagaagatctttccacccggcttcttcaatccgatgcagcatttgattttgcacctcccgtacgaggcacgaatgggggggcccgtgcagggccgttggtgctatccaatcgagagatgtctaaaggttcttcgaaagaaatgtagaaataaatgcaaaatcgaggcttccattgcagaggcatacattctggaggaggtggcgaacttcacaacaacatactatggtgacaacctccctagcgtgcataatccaccccctcgttacagTGCTGGCGAAAATGAATCGAACCTCAGCCTTTTCCGAGGGCAACTCGGAAGCGCAAGTGCATCAACCCCCAAGACCTTGaatcatgaagagtggcgccatatcatgctatacgtgttgaccaaccttgacgaagtggcgccgtacatgca ggaatttcttcatgaattctggCGTAAATCAAGGGATCCTACCCCGCAGCAGGTAGATACCCTTCTTAGACAGGGTGCGGGTAATGGAATGcctgatttcatttcttggttcaaacggaAG ACAACTTGCGAGAAAACAGAATCTCGCGTCGCTGGTGTCGGCGCTTACGCGGCTCTATCGTAA
- the LOC133899115 gene encoding F-box protein PP2-B15-like, whose product MAMDAQLRQDTLYGQHDSIAEMVQLSAMVAEESPQETQVGALPEVCLALAIALTSPRDACRCAAVSRAFRAAADSDHVWHSFLPRDLDSPAKTKKQSYLRLCDSGDAANLVDDQQCRVWLEKASGAKCYALAARRLSLPWDDGEFSWTWTPHPLSRFAEVAELVECTGLDIYGGLPAAALTPSTPYAAYLVYGTAEEGHRGLSYPDQETTVSVGGRVVARYAVCLRPDEAAARKFWGVAGGVDKAAPRQPRLRDDGWWEMEMGRMCTSTAGAGDQEGCEEVVVASFEVLGWYPKRGLIVEGMEFRPVE is encoded by the exons ATGGCCATGGATGCTCAACTCCGGCAAGACACGCTGTACGGTCAGCACGACAGCATCGCGGAGATGGTTCAATTATCTGCCATGGTAGCGGAGGAGAGCCCTCAGGAGACCCAGGTGGGGGCCCTCCCAGAGGTGTGCCTGGCGCTCGCCATCGCGCTCACCTCCCCGCGCGACGCCTGCCGCTGCGCCGCCGTCTCCCGGgccttccgcgccgccgccgactcCGATCACGTCTGGCACAGCTTCCTCCCCAGGGACCTGGACAGCCCGGCCAAGACCAAGAAGCAGTCCTACCTCCGCCTCTGCGACTCCGGCGACGCCGCCAACCTTGTCGACGACCAACAGTGCAGGGTGTGGCTGGAGAAGGCGAGCGGCGCCAAGTGCTACGCGCTGGCGGCCAGGCGGCTCAGCCTGCCCTGGGACGACGGCGAGTTCAGCTGGACATGGACGCCGCACCCGCTCTCCAG GTTTGCGGAGGTGGCGGAGCTGGTGGAGTGCACGGGCCTGGACATCTACGGTGGCCTCCCAGCCGCCGCGCTCACGCCGTCGACCCCCTACGCGGCGTACCTGGTGTACGGCACGGCGGAGGAGGGCCACCGTGGCCTGAGCTACCCTGACCAGGAGACGACGGTATCCGTGGGCGGCCGCGTGGTGGCGCGCTATGCCGTGTGCCTCCGGCCCGATGAGGCCGCGGCGCGCAAGTTTTGGGGCGTTGCCGGAGGGGTAGACAAGGCAGCGCCGAGGCAGCCGAGGCTACGGGACGATGGGTGGTGGGAGATGGAGATGGGTCGAATGTGCACGAGCACGGCCGGCGCTGGTGATCAGGAGGGGtgcgaggaggtggtggtggcgagCTTCGAGGTGTTGGGATGGTACCCTAAGCGGGGGCTCATTGTTGAGGGCATGGAGTTCAGACCCGTTGAGTAA